GCCTAGGGTGGAGTGTCGCTGATGGTGTCGAAGGCCCAAAGTCGAGGTCGATGGGCGGTCCCTGTCGCGGGCTTTGCCATCGCCGCCTCCGCCTTGGCCGCCCCGGTCGCGGACCTCTCGCCGCCCAAGCCGGGCACCCGCCTGCTGGCCGTCACGACCCTTACGGGTGGAAGCCTCGCCGCCACGTGCATCACTCCGAGCATCCAGTCGGTCCGTAGCGATCCGCAGCACGCCACGGCGGCGGCGCGCCGCTCGATCAACTGGCTCGCGACCGAACCGAGCCTCGTGGGCGAGAAACGGATGACCGAGGCCGACGGGACGACGGTTCGGTTCACCGTCGACCGTTCGTCGCTCGATCGCGTCGAGCCGACCGACGACGACGGCAACGGCCGTCCCGACGTGGTCGACGCCGCGGCGCAAGGGATCGCTCGCGCCCAACGCTGGCTCGTGGGCCAGCTCGAACTGCCGAACCCGGGACCGATCGAGATCGTGCTCGCGCGCCTCGGCTCCGGTGTCGAGGGTTTCTCGGGTGTCGCGTCGGCACGCACGAGCGGCAACCGTCTCTGGCTCGATCCCGCAGCGCACGGCGGGCTCGCCGGCATGCGCCGCGCGGCGGAGCATCAATACGCGCACCTCGTCGCCTCGCTCGCAGGGCTCGACCCGGCATGGGGCGAGAGCCTCGCGGCCTGGACCACCCTCAGCCTCGAGGGCGCACCCGACGGCACGACGCTCGCCGCGATCAACCGGCGTCTCGCGGCATCCGGCGCCGGACTCATCGTCGACGATCTCGAGCTCGCGACGGGGAACGCCGCGTTCCTCGCGTATCTCGAACAGGCCGACGGCGCTTCGGCGGTCAAGGTCGCCGTCGACGAGATGGGCAAGGGCGGTTCCGCGTCGGGCGCGCTCGATCGCGCCGTCCGCCGTGTCGCCGGGCAATCCCTCGACGAAGCGCTCCGTGACTTCCAGCTCTGGTCGCTCCTGACCGGGGTCCGCGACGACCACCGGCACTTCTCGTTCGCGTCCCGTCTCCAAGGCCCGGCGTTCGCAGCAACGGCCGACGATCTCCCCGCGCTCTCCGTCCAGGCCGATCCCGAGGTCGCGCCGCTCGGCTCCGCGGCGATCCTCATCCACTCCGCCGACCGGTCCGGCGGTCTCGACGTGCGCTTCGAGGGAGACGTGACGGGGCGCTGGGGCGCCGATCTCCTCCTCGTGCGCAACGACGGAACGATGCATCGTGTGCCCCTCCCGGTCGACGCCGACCAATCGGCGGAGATCACGGTCCCGCTGCAGGGCGTCCTCGAGACGCTGCTCCTCGTGCGGAACCTCGACGGCGAAGGCAAGCCTGCGCACCGCTACACGTGGGGCGCGCACGTCGAGTCACGCTATCCGGTCGAGATCGCGGATCTGCACGTCGAGGCGGCGGGCTCCTCCGGCGCTCGCGTCTCCTGGCAGACCGACTCCGAGAGCGGACTCCTCGGGTTCAACGTCTTTCGGTCGCTCGATGACGACGGCAGCTCCGTCCGCGTCAATCCCGTCTGGATCCCCGCGGTCGGTCGCGAGGGTGCGCCCGCCGCCTACTCGTTCCTCGATCCCGGCGCGACGCCCGGCGTCAGCTACCGGTACCGGATCGAAGCGGTGACCCCGGAAGGACTGACGAGCCGCTCGGACGCCGTCGCCCTCTCCCCCGCTCCGTAACCCCCCAAAGCCCGCTGTTATAGTTCGCGACCTCCCGGAGGATCGCTGCGTTGAGTTCTCTCGATCCCGAGCTCGCGTTTCGCGAGGGTTTGCGTGCGGCGGCCGCCGCTTGCGGCCTCGCCGTGAACGACGTCCCGGTCTCCTATCCGCCGACGCCCGTTCAGGGCGATCTCGCGAGCGCGATCTCGTTCGACCTCGCGAGGACGGCACGCAAGGCGCCTCGCCTCCTGGCGGAAAGCCTCGTGGCCGCGTTCCCGGAAACGTCCGGCATCGCGCGCATCGAGGCTGCGGGGAACGGCTACATCAACGCCTTCCTCGACCGGCCGGCGACGTTCCGCGCGTGGCTCCGAGGAGGCGAGCGCCGGCGGGCACCTTCGAGCGACAAGATCATCGTCGAGCACACGAACATCAACCCGAACAAGGCGGCCCACATCGGCCATCTCAGGAACGCGGTCCTGGGAGACACGCTCGTCCGGGCCCTGCGGCACCTCGGCCACCGGGTCGAGGTCCAGAACTACATCGACGACACCGGCGTCCAGGTCGCCGATCTCGTCGTAGGATTCCTGGCGCTCCGGGACGAGGACTTGCCGGCGGTCCGGTCGCGCTATCCCGAGGGTAGCCAGCGTTTCGACTATGCCGCCTGGGACCTGTACGCGGAGGTCACGCGCTGGTACGACGCCGATCGCGAACGGCTCGCGCGAC
The Candidatus Polarisedimenticolaceae bacterium DNA segment above includes these coding regions:
- a CDS encoding fibronectin type III domain-containing protein; amino-acid sequence: MAAPVADLSPPKPGTRLLAVTTLTGGSLAATCITPSIQSVRSDPQHATAAARRSINWLATEPSLVGEKRMTEADGTTVRFTVDRSSLDRVEPTDDDGNGRPDVVDAAAQGIARAQRWLVGQLELPNPGPIEIVLARLGSGVEGFSGVASARTSGNRLWLDPAAHGGLAGMRRAAEHQYAHLVASLAGLDPAWGESLAAWTTLSLEGAPDGTTLAAINRRLAASGAGLIVDDLELATGNAAFLAYLEQADGASAVKVAVDEMGKGGSASGALDRAVRRVAGQSLDEALRDFQLWSLLTGVRDDHRHFSFASRLQGPAFAATADDLPALSVQADPEVAPLGSAAILIHSADRSGGLDVRFEGDVTGRWGADLLLVRNDGTMHRVPLPVDADQSAEITVPLQGVLETLLLVRNLDGEGKPAHRYTWGAHVESRYPVEIADLHVEAAGSSGARVSWQTDSESGLLGFNVFRSLDDDGSSVRVNPVWIPAVGREGAPAAYSFLDPGATPGVSYRYRIEAVTPEGLTSRSDAVALSPAP